In Desulfosudis oleivorans Hxd3, the DNA window CTGCACCTGCCTGCCGGGGATGAACAGACCCTGCGCGAGGGGCTGGTCGTGATGACCGATTATGCCGAAGGGGCCCTGCTGCTGCCCGAGGAGATAGACCGGGAGCGGGAGGTGATCCTGGCGGAAAAGCGGACCCGCGATTCAGTGGCCTACCGGACCTTTACCGCCACCTTGGCCTTTGAGATGGAGGGTGCCCGGATCGTTGACCGCCTGCCCATCGGCATTGAACCGGTGATCCAGGCCGCGGACCGGGAGACGCTGAAAAACTTTTACGATGCCTGGTATCGGCCCGAGCGGCTGGTGCTGGTGGTGGCCGGCGACATGGATACCGCTGCTGCCGAAGCCCTGGTGCGGGAGGCTTTTGGTGCAATGGAATCCAGGACCCCGGCGATGCCGGTGCCCGATTACGGCCGGGTGGCCCACCAGGGTGAAAAAGCCTTTTACCATTTTGAAAAAGAGGCGGGCGGCACCGAGGTGACCATTGAAACCATGGTGCAGGCCGAAGAGCCGCCGGATTCAAAGGCGCGAGTCAGGGAGCGCTTTATCCGGGACACGGCCTTCTGGATACTGGACAACCGGCTGGACGACCTGGCCGAAACCGCGTCCCCGCCCTTTACGTCGGCCTCCACCGCCGCGGGCCGGGCCTTTGAACAGATCGACTATGCTCATGTTTCCGCCACCTGCCCGCCGGAGACATGGCAGACCGCCCTGACCGCCATTGAGCAGGAGCTGCGCCGGGCCCTGGCCTACGGGTTTACCGCGGCCGAGGTGGAGCAGGCCCGAAGGGAAATGCTCAAGGCTTTGGAGATAGAGGTGCGGCAGTCCCCCACCCGGGAGAGTGGCGGTCTGGCCGGACGGATCATTCACAGCCTGGCCGCAGGAAGGGTGCTTCAGTCGCCGGAGCAGGTTCAGGACCTGCTGGCGCCGGTGGCTCAACGCTTTACCCCGGCCATGCTGCACAAGGCACTCAAAGCGGCCTGGGCCCCGAATAACCGGCTGGTGCTGGTCACGGGCAACGCGGACCTGACGCAGGTGGGGGCACCCCCGGAAGACCATATCCTGTCGATAATGGCCCAAAGCCGGACACAGAAGGTGGCCCGGCCCGATGAAAGGGAAATCCCTGTTTTCCCCTACCTGCCGGTACCTGAAGCGCAGGGCAGGGAGGTCCGGCAGGTTTATATCGACGACCTTGACATTCACCAGGTCGATTTTGAAAACGGGGTAAGGCTGAACATTCGAAAAACCGACTTTGAGAAAGACCAGGTAATGGCGCGGGTCGGTTTTGGTGATGGCGAGTCGTCGGAACCTGTTGACAAACCGGCCCTGGCCGAGTTTTCCGCCGCTGTGATCAACGAGAGCGGTTTTGAGAAAATGACCAACGATGAGCTGCGCCGGGCACTGGCCGGCGCCACCGCCGACTTTTCCTTTGCCGTGACCCAGGAGCGGTTTGAGCTTCGGGGGGGCTGCGCGTCGGACGAGGTGGAACTGCTTTTTCAGCTGTTTTACACATTTTTCAAAGATTTCGGGTGCGGCTCCGATGCCCGGCAACGCAGCCTGGAACAGCTGGCCCTCCACTATAAACAGATGGGGCACACCATTGACGGCGCCATGGCCCGCTTCGGGTATCGCTTTTTCGCCGGGGGTGACTCCCGGTTCGGCATGCCGCCCGACTATGAATCCTTTGTTGCGGTATCGGTTGAAGACATGCGCGCGTGGGTGGACGACGCCCTGGCCGGGTCCCCGCCGGAGATCTCGGTTGTGGGAGACCTGGATGTGGACCAGGTGGTTGCTGTTGCGGCCCGCTATTTCGGCGCCATGGTATTTGAGGCCGATTCTTCGGGCCCGGAAGGCCGCCAGGGGATGCCGCTCTTTCCCGTGGGAGAATCGCTGACGCTTCAGGTGCCCACGGCCATTGAAAAGGCCCGGGTCCAGGTGGCCTGGCCCACGGACGACTGCTGGAATATTTACGCCAACCGGCGGCTTTCGGTGCTGGCCGACATTCTTACCGACCGCATGCGCACCACCATCCGGGAAGAAACCGGCCAGTCCTACTCCCAGTATGCCTATCACGAGGCCTATTGCGCCTATCCCGGTTACGGGGCACTGCACGCGGTGGTAAACGTGGCACCGGGCGAGGCCGAAACAGTGGTGGACCAGGTGCGGGCCATTGCCGCGGATATTCTGGAAAACGGGGTGTCCGAAGACGAGGTGACCCGGGCCGTGGACCCCACGCTGACCCACATTCGGGAGATGGTCAAACAGAACCGGTACTGGATGGGCAGCGTGCTGGTGGGCTCCAGGGAACACCCGGAACGGCTGGCCTGGGCCCGGACCCTGACCGATGATTACGCGTCCATCGCGCCGGAGGAGGTGACCGCCCTGGCCCGTCAGTACCTGTTGGACGACAGGGGCGCTGCCGTGGTCATTATTCCGGAATCCTTTTGAAAACATGACGTTGCATTGTCTGTTGTGTTGCGGTATAGTGGGCGCGTTTTTATTCGCTGCCGAAGCAGATGATGAACAGACTGAGCGCTAACCATTGACTGGAGGCGCGCCTCAGGTACTTGATACAGTTTATGCCAGGCATTCATTCTAAGGACTAAGGAGTGTGTTCAATGAAAGGGGACAAAGACTGGGGAATCTCAACCAAGGCGGTGCATGCCGGTGAGATCCGGTATAACGAATACGGGTCGGTGACCACGCCCATTGTGCAGACATCCACGTTTATCTTCAAGAATATCGACGAGATAAAGAAGCTGGCCGTGGGAGCGGTGGAACGGTTTGAATACGGCCGGTACGGCCATCCCACCCAGATCGCCGCGGAACACAAGCTGGCCTTTCTGGAAGGGGCAGAGGACGCGGTGCTGTTTTCTTCGGGCATGAGCGCCATCACCACCACCCTGTTCGGCCTGCTCAAGTCCGGGGACCACATCATCATCACCGACGACGCCTACCGCCGCACCCTGGAGTTCTGCAAGGCCTGCCTGGTCAAGTTCGACATCGAGTGCACGGTGGTGAAAATGTGCGATTACGAGGCCATGGAAAAGGCGATCAAACCCAACACCCGGCTCTTTTTCTCCGAGTCACCCACCAACCCCTACCTCAATATCATGGACCTGGAACGGTTGATCGGTATTTTTAAAGACAAGGGCATTCTGGTGGTGTCGGACAGCACCTTTGCCACGCCGTATAACCAGAAACCCCTGGAGTACGGGGTGGATATCGTGATTCACAGCGCCACCAAGTACCTGGCCGGTCACAACGACCTGCTCAGCGGCGTGGTGCTGGGCAGCAAGAAGCTGGTGGAGCCGGTTCGGGAATTCCTCAAAATCACCGGCGGGGTGATTGATCCCAATTCGGCCTACCTGCTGATCCGGGGCCTGAAGACCTTTGGCCTGCGCATGGAGCGGCTCAATGAAAACGGCCAAATCGTTGCCGAAGGACTGGAACGGCATCCCAAGATCAGCCGGGTTTACTATCCCGGCCTGCCCAGCCATCCCCACCATGACGTGGCAAAGGCCCAGATGAAGGGGTTTGGGGCTGTGGTGACCTTTGAGGTGGAAGGCGACTGCGAGTATGTGCTCAATTTTTTGAGCCGGCTCAAGATCATCAACATCGGCCCCAGCCTGGGCGGAGTGGAGTCGCTGATCACCCACCCGGCCACCATCAGTTACTACGATAAAACCCGGAAGGAACGTCTGGCCCTGGGCATCAAGGACGGCCTGATCCGCCTGGCCGTGGGCGTGGAAAACGCCGAGGATATTATTGCCGATATCGAGCAGGCACTGGCGTAAGAGACGTCTTACAGTCTCCTGCTAACATTGACGAAAAGGACTTGAAATGAAGTTGACCTGTTACGGCGCCACACAAGAGGTGACCGGTTCCATGCACCGGCTGTGTTCGGAGCACGACTGTATTTTACTGGACTGCGGCCTGTTCCAGGGCCGGCGGGACGAGACAGCTGAAAAAAACAGAAAGATGCCCATCGATCCGGCAACAATCACCAACATCATTCTTTCCCATGCTCACATCGACCATTCGGGACGGCTGCCCCTGGTGGTGAAAGATGGTTTTGCCGGCCGGATTGTTTCCACCCGCGCCACCCGGGATGTGTGTGAATACATGCTGCCTGACGCGGCCCATATTCAGGAGTCGGACGCCGATTACCTGAACTACAAGGCGGTGCGGAACGCGCTTTACAAGCAGTCGGAAGACAAACATTCCGGCAGGATATCCAACCGGGACAAGGAGCGGGCGAAAAAGCTGCTCAAGCAGGGCCGCCACCGGCTGGACCGGGAAAAGATCGCCTCCCTGGCCGACGCTTTCAAATTGGCGCCGGTGGAACCGCTTTACCGGATGGCCGATGCCCGGGCCGCGCTGTCCAGCTTTGAGGGGATCCCCTATCAGTCCCCGGTGATGGTGGGAAAAGAGATGACGGTGTCGCTTTATCCGGCCGGCCATATCCTGGGATCAGCCATTACCATTATCACCTGTAAGGACAGGGACGGGGTAAAACGGATCTGTTACACAGGGGACCTGGGCCGGTTTGACAAGGCCATCATTCGAGACCCCACCCTGGATTTTGCCCCGGAAGACCGGAACATCGACCTGCTGATCATTGAGAGCACCTACGGCGACCGGGAGCACGAACCCGTGGCCGACCTGACCCGGCGACTGGGCGTTGCGTTAAACGAGACCCTGGATAAAGGCGGATCGGTGCTGATTCCCGCCTTTGCCTACGGCCGCACCCAGGAGATTCTCTATTCGATTCATGAGCTTTATATCTCCGGGCAGGTGCCCCGGGTGCCGGTTTACGTGGACAGCCCACTGGCCAGCAACCTCACCAGAGTCTTTTCCGAGCATCCGGAAGCCTATGACCGGGAAGCCCATAAAACGTTTCTGGAGAAGGGATATAACCCCTTTGTGTTTCAGGACGTGTTGTTCACTGAATCCGTGGAGGAGTCCATTGAAATAATGAAGGACCAGCGGCCTCATATTGTTGTGACCGCCTCAGGCATGTGCGAGTTCGGCCGCATCCTGCACCACCTGCGGTACAAGATCCACAACGAGAAAAACGCCATTCTGATTGTGGGCTATATGGCGGAAAACACCCTGGGCCGCCGCATTCTGGAGCAGGGCACCGAATACCAGCTGTCGGGCAGAAAAGGGGAACCGCCCATGATGCGGGTTTTCGGCAAAGAGTATCCGCTTAAGGCCCGGGTGGAGAACATCGGCGGGTTTTCCGCCCATGCGGACAAACACGAGCTGATGCGTTTTGTAAAGAAGTCCAACCTTGACATTCGAAGAGCCGTTGTGGTCCACGGTGAAAAGGAACAGTCCGCCTGTTTTGCAAAGAGCCTGAAAGCAGAGGGGATTGATGCCGTGGTGCCCCGGCGGGGAGAGACGATTGCCGTCTGACCGGCGCAGGCGGCAAAACGGAATACGGTTTTTTCTGATGACGGTTATTGGTGTTGACAATGTTTACGGTATAACATTATAATCCTTGAAAATTACTGTTTAAAAGATATTTCAACCGATCACTGGACCGGGACCGGGCATGAAAAAAGAACAGGAGTTGACCTCCACAGAGCGTCTTTTAAATAAAATCAAAACCAGTGCGCCCGAATCTTCGGCCGCGCCGGCCTCCCGGCCGGATGCGATTCCTTCGGGCCCGGCCGCCACCTTCCGGCCCCGGCGGACCCCGGCGTTGTCCGCTACTCTTTTTCCCCGAGCGGCCAGGAGCGCACCCACCGGCATTATCTTCGGCAAGGAAGCCTTTTCCATCGTGACGCCCGGTACCGGCGTCGATGGCGGCGCCTATGTGGCCGATATTCTTAACATATCCTATCCGGACGGCGTCGATATTTTTTCCGAAGGATTTGGCGATATCATTTCCAAGGCCCTGGCCGGTCTGGATCCGGCCCGTCGTTCCCGTGTCTGGTGCGTACTGCCGGACAACCTGGTGGACATCCGCTACCTCAAGCTGCCCAGAACCACGGGTGACAACCTGGCCAATGCCGCCTTCTGGAGTTACAAAAAAGAGGTGGTGGCCGATGAAAAAGACATTGTGTTTGATTACGAGGTGCTTGATGAAATAACCGAGCGGGGGGTTGCCAAGCTGGGGGTCTGCGCCTACAGCGTTCATAAGGACGTGGTGGCGCGAACCCGGGAAGTGCTGGAGGGGGCCGGCTGCGTTGTTGAGGGAATTACGTCCGGGGCCTTTGCCCTTCAGACCCTGATCAAGAGCCGTGCCCTTCGGCCGGACATTGAAAACATCTGCTGCGTTCACGTGGGCCGGGAGGCGTCGGCCATTCATATCTTTTCCGGGGCCAGCCTGATGCTGGTGAGGCAGATCCGGGCCGGGCTGGCCAGCCTGGCCGAGGCCATGATGAGCGCCGGGGAAGGGGAGGAAGTGCTCCATCTTGAGAACGAGGGGCCGGGGGATACGGCAGTGGACCACCTGGTGCGGTACATGCGGGAGATGGGGGACGCGGCGGGAACGGACGCGGACACACTTTTCCCGGCCCTTGGTCCGGCCGTGGAGCGGATCGGCCGGCAGGTCGAGCGCACCATCGCGTTTTTTCGCCAGAACATTCAGCCGGACCGCGTATCGGCCGTGCTGATTCACGGCGAGGTGGCCGGATACCGGCCCTTTGTCAGCGCCATTGCTGATCTGCTGGGCATTCCCGTCTACACGCCCGACGATGTTCTGAGCTCGGACGTCCGGCTGCTCCATGCAAACCATCTCAAGCAGGAGGCCCAGTTCCTGTTTGGCCTGGGTCTTGTGCGGGCCTCCCTGGCCGTCACGCCCAATATTCTTTTTACCGCCACGGACAAGCGGGCCTATCAGAAGGCCGCCATTGTCAACAAGGGTGCATGGGCCGTTTTTCTTCTGGCCCTGGCGGCCTGTATCGGCATGGTCTCCTGGCAGGGTCTGACCCTGGCGGGCCTGCACAACGAAAGAGGCCGGCTGGTTCAAGGAACGGATGCCGGGGCCGGTGGTCTGGACCAGGGGGTTTTAACCAGTATCTCGGCAAAGGTGGAGAGCCAGCAGAAAGTGCTGCGGGCCAAAACCGCCAAACTGGCCCCCAGGGTGCTGATTCACGAAATGGTGGCGCTCACGCCGGAAAAGATCAAACTGTCGGGCATGACGCTGAGCCTGGCCGAGTCCCGGCAGATCGATTTTTCAGGTTATGTGCTGGGCAGCGCGTATGCCCAGGAGTCGGCCCTGGCGGCCTATGTCATGGACCTGAGCGCGTCCCCCCTGTTCGAACAGGTCCGGGTGAACCGCCGCGGCAAGGCCCAGCTGGACGGACAGGACGTTTTGGAATTTTCGGCGACCATCACACTGTAAGGACAAATGCGGATGAACGGTCATGCAGTCCGGCAGAAATATAAACAGGCGCTGATTGTGGCGATCGTGGGGATGCTGGTGCTTTTCCTGG includes these proteins:
- a CDS encoding M16 family metallopeptidase gives rise to the protein MRRRLTVQLAAVLMSVLLFSGCAALSGLLPDFACPCRADRFPHQASDLAPDPALVFGTLDNGFSYVLMENRRPEDRVYMHLVTDAGSFHETDDQQGLAHFLEHMLFCGSTHFPPGELIRYFQEIGMRFGNDANARTGFFRTIYDLHLPAGDEQTLREGLVVMTDYAEGALLLPEEIDREREVILAEKRTRDSVAYRTFTATLAFEMEGARIVDRLPIGIEPVIQAADRETLKNFYDAWYRPERLVLVVAGDMDTAAAEALVREAFGAMESRTPAMPVPDYGRVAHQGEKAFYHFEKEAGGTEVTIETMVQAEEPPDSKARVRERFIRDTAFWILDNRLDDLAETASPPFTSASTAAGRAFEQIDYAHVSATCPPETWQTALTAIEQELRRALAYGFTAAEVEQARREMLKALEIEVRQSPTRESGGLAGRIIHSLAAGRVLQSPEQVQDLLAPVAQRFTPAMLHKALKAAWAPNNRLVLVTGNADLTQVGAPPEDHILSIMAQSRTQKVARPDEREIPVFPYLPVPEAQGREVRQVYIDDLDIHQVDFENGVRLNIRKTDFEKDQVMARVGFGDGESSEPVDKPALAEFSAAVINESGFEKMTNDELRRALAGATADFSFAVTQERFELRGGCASDEVELLFQLFYTFFKDFGCGSDARQRSLEQLALHYKQMGHTIDGAMARFGYRFFAGGDSRFGMPPDYESFVAVSVEDMRAWVDDALAGSPPEISVVGDLDVDQVVAVAARYFGAMVFEADSSGPEGRQGMPLFPVGESLTLQVPTAIEKARVQVAWPTDDCWNIYANRRLSVLADILTDRMRTTIREETGQSYSQYAYHEAYCAYPGYGALHAVVNVAPGEAETVVDQVRAIAADILENGVSEDEVTRAVDPTLTHIREMVKQNRYWMGSVLVGSREHPERLAWARTLTDDYASIAPEEVTALARQYLLDDRGAAVVIIPESF
- a CDS encoding trans-sulfuration enzyme family protein; amino-acid sequence: MKGDKDWGISTKAVHAGEIRYNEYGSVTTPIVQTSTFIFKNIDEIKKLAVGAVERFEYGRYGHPTQIAAEHKLAFLEGAEDAVLFSSGMSAITTTLFGLLKSGDHIIITDDAYRRTLEFCKACLVKFDIECTVVKMCDYEAMEKAIKPNTRLFFSESPTNPYLNIMDLERLIGIFKDKGILVVSDSTFATPYNQKPLEYGVDIVIHSATKYLAGHNDLLSGVVLGSKKLVEPVREFLKITGGVIDPNSAYLLIRGLKTFGLRMERLNENGQIVAEGLERHPKISRVYYPGLPSHPHHDVAKAQMKGFGAVVTFEVEGDCEYVLNFLSRLKIINIGPSLGGVESLITHPATISYYDKTRKERLALGIKDGLIRLAVGVENAEDIIADIEQALA
- a CDS encoding MBL fold metallo-hydrolase RNA specificity domain-containing protein, translated to MKLTCYGATQEVTGSMHRLCSEHDCILLDCGLFQGRRDETAEKNRKMPIDPATITNIILSHAHIDHSGRLPLVVKDGFAGRIVSTRATRDVCEYMLPDAAHIQESDADYLNYKAVRNALYKQSEDKHSGRISNRDKERAKKLLKQGRHRLDREKIASLADAFKLAPVEPLYRMADARAALSSFEGIPYQSPVMVGKEMTVSLYPAGHILGSAITIITCKDRDGVKRICYTGDLGRFDKAIIRDPTLDFAPEDRNIDLLIIESTYGDREHEPVADLTRRLGVALNETLDKGGSVLIPAFAYGRTQEILYSIHELYISGQVPRVPVYVDSPLASNLTRVFSEHPEAYDREAHKTFLEKGYNPFVFQDVLFTESVEESIEIMKDQRPHIVVTASGMCEFGRILHHLRYKIHNEKNAILIVGYMAENTLGRRILEQGTEYQLSGRKGEPPMMRVFGKEYPLKARVENIGGFSAHADKHELMRFVKKSNLDIRRAVVVHGEKEQSACFAKSLKAEGIDAVVPRRGETIAV
- a CDS encoding type IV pilus biogenesis protein PilM, with amino-acid sequence MKKEQELTSTERLLNKIKTSAPESSAAPASRPDAIPSGPAATFRPRRTPALSATLFPRAARSAPTGIIFGKEAFSIVTPGTGVDGGAYVADILNISYPDGVDIFSEGFGDIISKALAGLDPARRSRVWCVLPDNLVDIRYLKLPRTTGDNLANAAFWSYKKEVVADEKDIVFDYEVLDEITERGVAKLGVCAYSVHKDVVARTREVLEGAGCVVEGITSGAFALQTLIKSRALRPDIENICCVHVGREASAIHIFSGASLMLVRQIRAGLASLAEAMMSAGEGEEVLHLENEGPGDTAVDHLVRYMREMGDAAGTDADTLFPALGPAVERIGRQVERTIAFFRQNIQPDRVSAVLIHGEVAGYRPFVSAIADLLGIPVYTPDDVLSSDVRLLHANHLKQEAQFLFGLGLVRASLAVTPNILFTATDKRAYQKAAIVNKGAWAVFLLALAACIGMVSWQGLTLAGLHNERGRLVQGTDAGAGGLDQGVLTSISAKVESQQKVLRAKTAKLAPRVLIHEMVALTPEKIKLSGMTLSLAESRQIDFSGYVLGSAYAQESALAAYVMDLSASPLFEQVRVNRRGKAQLDGQDVLEFSATITL